In a genomic window of SAR324 cluster bacterium:
- a CDS encoding SH3 domain-containing protein produces the protein MKRYCQVLSILGIFWCGIISDLKADTLYVRSFKAFLLEKPQGNSTKILTITQGAAVESLETQGLWVKVAIEGKQGWISKMVLAAQPPTGKVSLLDENSELADSARRRASSFSSTAAARGLTESGRERINSKEGTDFDAVEQLEKQQIAEAEAIQFIEFEEAR, from the coding sequence ATGAAACGTTATTGTCAAGTATTGTCGATTCTGGGAATTTTCTGGTGCGGAATCATCAGCGATCTCAAGGCGGACACGCTGTATGTCCGGAGTTTTAAAGCATTTTTGTTGGAAAAACCACAGGGGAATTCCACAAAAATATTGACGATCACGCAGGGGGCGGCCGTGGAATCACTGGAAACGCAAGGCCTGTGGGTGAAAGTAGCGATTGAGGGAAAGCAGGGCTGGATTTCAAAAATGGTGCTTGCGGCCCAACCACCGACGGGCAAGGTTTCTTTGCTGGATGAAAATTCCGAACTTGCGGACAGCGCACGCCGCAGAGCCTCCAGTTTCAGTAGCACAGCGGCGGCCAGAGGATTGACTGAATCCGGACGGGAACGGATCAATTCCAAAGAAGGAACTGATTTTGACGCCGTGGAACAACTTGAAAAACAGCAGATTGCTGAAGCCGAAGCCATTCAATTTATCGAATTTGAGGAGGCACGATGA